From Lysobacter silvisoli, the proteins below share one genomic window:
- a CDS encoding enoyl-CoA hydratase/isomerase family protein, with translation MSLVTALRHGDIVELQLARAPVNALNPALCHDLRNALGTAIAEGAQGVLLSGGPKVFSAGLDVPYLLSLGDDRHALMTAWQTFFDTALALAASPIPVVAALAGHAPAGGCVLALCCDYRVMASGPYRIGLNETQVGLVAPEGIQRLMRRVVGTYRAERLLVAGEMLESEAALAVGLVDELVEIDHVAIRARVWLEQLLTLPRQAMLQTRSVARADLIEAMQPEHIRLQHFIESWYEPSTQQALKALIAKLGK, from the coding sequence ATGAGCCTAGTCACCGCCCTCCGCCACGGCGACATCGTCGAACTGCAGCTGGCGCGCGCGCCGGTCAACGCCCTCAACCCCGCGCTCTGCCACGACCTGCGCAACGCCCTGGGCACGGCGATCGCCGAAGGCGCGCAAGGCGTGCTGCTCAGCGGCGGCCCCAAGGTGTTCTCGGCCGGCCTGGACGTGCCCTACCTGCTGTCGCTGGGCGACGACCGCCACGCGCTGATGACCGCCTGGCAGACCTTCTTCGACACCGCTCTGGCGCTGGCCGCCAGTCCGATACCGGTGGTGGCCGCGCTGGCCGGCCACGCGCCCGCCGGCGGCTGCGTGCTGGCGCTGTGCTGCGACTATCGGGTGATGGCCTCGGGCCCCTACCGCATCGGCCTCAACGAAACCCAGGTCGGCCTGGTCGCGCCCGAGGGCATCCAGCGCCTGATGCGCCGCGTGGTCGGCACCTACCGCGCCGAACGCCTGCTGGTGGCCGGCGAAATGCTGGAATCGGAAGCCGCGCTGGCCGTGGGCCTGGTCGATGAGCTAGTCGAGATCGACCACGTCGCGATCCGCGCGCGGGTGTGGCTGGAACAGCTGCTGACGCTGCCGCGCCAGGCCATGCTGCAGACCCGCAGCGTCGCCCGCGCCGATCTGATCGAAGCGATGCAGCCCGAGCACATCCGGCTGCAGCATTTCATCGAATCCTGGTACGAGCCGTCGACGCAGCAGGCGTTGAAGGCGCTGATTGCGAAGTTGGGTAAGTAA
- a CDS encoding nuclear transport factor 2 family protein: MSRLALACLGVLLAALTPVAAAADRRAETVVLKDFAALGSGDVDGLAAQFAPQFEMYGLPAEPLALEGKLSTRMRTREELRAFFRTAFLDQPPAPHRVEQMLSLGDLVVVRVATHLPDGTPPDHAFTAFRVGTDGIERIWHIAREADAGPQSGQDALEVVRRLGEANNRGDAEAFVALYHPQAKHFHARHARDRFGGAESATPPDADARLRYYRELYARGAPAQVSLIDSVALGEWVAALERYRGGGRPEREHLSLYRVRDGAILAEWHVAP, encoded by the coding sequence GTGAGCCGGCTCGCGCTTGCCTGCCTCGGGGTGTTGCTCGCGGCGCTGACGCCGGTGGCGGCGGCGGCCGACCGTCGCGCCGAAACCGTGGTGCTCAAGGATTTCGCCGCCCTGGGCAGCGGCGACGTGGACGGCCTGGCCGCGCAGTTCGCACCGCAGTTCGAGATGTACGGCCTGCCCGCCGAGCCGCTGGCGCTGGAAGGCAAACTGTCCACGCGCATGCGCACCCGCGAAGAGCTGCGCGCCTTCTTCCGCACCGCCTTCCTCGATCAACCGCCGGCGCCGCACCGGGTCGAGCAGATGCTGTCGCTGGGCGACCTCGTGGTCGTGCGCGTGGCCACGCACCTGCCCGACGGCACGCCGCCGGATCATGCCTTCACCGCGTTCCGGGTCGGCACCGACGGCATCGAGCGGATCTGGCATATCGCCCGCGAAGCCGACGCCGGCCCGCAGTCCGGACAGGATGCACTCGAGGTGGTGCGGCGATTGGGGGAGGCCAACAACCGCGGCGACGCCGAGGCCTTCGTCGCGCTCTACCACCCGCAGGCCAAGCACTTTCACGCGCGCCACGCGCGCGACCGCTTTGGCGGCGCGGAGTCGGCCACGCCGCCCGATGCGGACGCACGCCTGCGCTACTACCGCGAGCTGTACGCACGCGGCGCGCCCGCGCAGGTGAGTCTGATCGACAGCGTGGCGCTGGGCGAATGGGTGGCGGCGCTGGAACGCTACCGCGGCGGCGGCCGGCCCGAGCGCGAACACCTGAGCCTGTACCGGGTGCGCGACGGCGCGATCCTGGCCGAATGGCATGTGGCGCCGTGA
- a CDS encoding LysR substrate-binding domain-containing protein, protein MNNPSHALPPLSAVRAFEAAARLSSFTAAAQELGMTQAAVSYQIKQLEQRLGLSLFQRLPRKVALTRAGERLAPAVLDSFQNLRSAFSSTLERSESELAITSLPTIAANWLVPRLGAFHLARPGLAVRLDTGVPLVDLSQGDFDVGIRVGEGRWPGLTSHYLLPSLYTPLCAPALLQGGALQRPQDLLKLLRMGRERWWRSWLIAAGIAEPDLSARPGVDLGVEQYEVTAAIAGHGAAITSPLFFHAELEAGRLAQPFAQVLRDHRDYWLVYPTAHRRSPKICAFRDWLLDQAAQDLRASPWAELKPTLPR, encoded by the coding sequence ATGAATAACCCGAGCCATGCCTTGCCCCCGCTGAGCGCCGTGCGCGCCTTCGAAGCGGCCGCGCGCCTGTCCAGCTTCACCGCCGCGGCGCAGGAACTGGGCATGACCCAGGCCGCAGTGAGCTACCAGATCAAACAGCTGGAGCAGCGCCTGGGACTGAGCCTGTTCCAGCGCCTGCCGCGCAAGGTCGCGCTGACCCGCGCCGGCGAACGTCTGGCGCCGGCGGTGCTCGACAGTTTCCAGAACCTGCGCAGCGCGTTCTCGAGCACGCTGGAACGTTCGGAAAGCGAACTGGCCATCACTTCGCTACCGACCATCGCCGCCAACTGGCTGGTGCCGCGCCTGGGCGCCTTCCATCTGGCACGGCCGGGGCTGGCGGTGCGCCTGGACACCGGCGTGCCGCTGGTGGACCTGAGCCAGGGCGACTTCGACGTCGGCATCCGCGTGGGCGAAGGCCGCTGGCCCGGGCTGACGTCGCATTACCTGCTGCCCAGCCTGTACACGCCGCTGTGCGCGCCCGCGCTGCTGCAAGGCGGCGCGCTGCAGCGCCCGCAGGATCTGCTGAAGCTGTTGCGCATGGGGCGCGAACGCTGGTGGCGGTCGTGGCTGATCGCGGCCGGGATCGCCGAACCCGACCTGTCGGCGCGACCGGGCGTGGACCTGGGCGTGGAACAGTACGAAGTCACCGCGGCCATCGCCGGACACGGCGCGGCGATCACCTCGCCGCTGTTCTTCCACGCCGAACTCGAGGCCGGCCGCCTGGCACAGCCGTTCGCGCAGGTGCTGCGCGACCATCGCGATTACTGGCTGGTGTACCCCACCGCGCATCGGCGCAGCCCGAAGATCTGCGCGTTCCGCGACTGGCTATTGGATCAGGCGGCGCAAGACCTGCGCGCGTCCCCGTGGGCAGAACTGAAGCCGACGCTGCCGCGCTGA
- a CDS encoding FKBP-type peptidyl-prolyl cis-trans isomerase N-terminal domain-containing protein, translating to MKLRLIAAAVAALALTAGNAVAQDTSSEKGKLSYALGYEWGRTAVESGEQIDVNTVLKGLQDGYGKKEPSVPVDQLRTAVKNMQQRQEARAKAEWEKTAATNKTKSDTYLAANKAKAGVKTLPSGVQYRVIENGTGAKPTQASTVQLEVAGPYAWGERPAQARPPQAIPAIKVSEIEMQAMREVLLQMPAGSKWEVTLPPDKAYGADPRTPFPPNVAVQFELKLVSTK from the coding sequence ATGAAGTTGCGTTTGATCGCTGCCGCCGTCGCGGCTTTGGCTCTGACTGCCGGCAACGCCGTCGCGCAGGACACTTCGTCCGAGAAGGGCAAGCTGAGTTACGCCCTGGGCTACGAATGGGGCCGCACCGCCGTGGAAAGCGGCGAGCAGATCGATGTGAATACCGTGCTCAAGGGCTTGCAGGACGGCTACGGCAAGAAGGAGCCCTCGGTTCCGGTCGACCAGCTGCGCACCGCGGTCAAGAACATGCAGCAGCGCCAGGAAGCCCGCGCCAAGGCCGAATGGGAAAAGACCGCCGCCACCAACAAGACCAAGAGCGACACCTACCTGGCCGCCAACAAGGCCAAGGCCGGGGTCAAGACCCTGCCCAGCGGCGTGCAGTACCGCGTGATCGAGAACGGCACCGGCGCCAAGCCCACTCAGGCCAGCACCGTGCAGTTGGAAGTCGCCGGTCCCTACGCCTGGGGCGAGCGTCCGGCGCAGGCGCGTCCGCCGCAAGCGATCCCGGCCATCAAGGTCAGCGAGATCGAAATGCAGGCCATGCGCGAAGTGCTGCTGCAGATGCCGGCCGGTTCGAAGTGGGAAGTGACCCTGCCGCCGGACAAGGCCTATGGCGCCGACCCGCGCACGCCGTTCCCGCCGAACGTGGCGGTGCAGTTCGAACTGAAGCTGGTCAGCACCAAGTAA
- a CDS encoding nuclear transport factor 2 family protein, with protein MRWNSRFEPLPCVAVLALWLTLAAVASAQAPATPEQVVRRHAQAWSEGDVAGLLALFDEDARSYDRSRDPLRLAGARSQAIGSKAQLADYFSRAVRSPLARETVEHIAVVGDLAIAAGYSAQPPDYSQRMRFLTAFRIRDGRIHDLWHIAWLPEQAPAQPDPSRTVRALIEANNARDADRFLSLFDPQARNFRHSADPRQLAEQPSKTLVDAASRERYFRKYFAGTPVQVRAVALFSVGDLVVEQSHVSGFADAPGKRVNEVSIYRIRDGRIVGDWLLAEETLPAAVQGAQP; from the coding sequence ATGCGCTGGAATTCCCGCTTTGAACCGCTGCCCTGCGTCGCCGTGCTGGCGCTGTGGCTGACGCTGGCCGCCGTCGCCTCGGCGCAGGCGCCGGCCACGCCCGAGCAGGTGGTGCGCCGCCACGCCCAGGCCTGGAGCGAGGGCGACGTGGCCGGGCTGCTGGCCTTGTTCGACGAGGACGCACGCAGCTACGACCGCTCGCGCGATCCGCTGCGGCTGGCCGGCGCACGCTCGCAAGCGATCGGCAGCAAGGCGCAGCTGGCCGACTACTTCAGCCGTGCCGTGCGTTCGCCGCTGGCGCGCGAAACGGTCGAGCACATCGCCGTGGTCGGCGACCTGGCGATCGCCGCCGGCTATTCCGCGCAGCCGCCGGACTATAGCCAGCGCATGCGCTTTCTCACCGCCTTCCGCATACGCGACGGCCGCATCCACGACCTGTGGCATATCGCCTGGCTGCCCGAGCAGGCGCCCGCCCAGCCCGATCCCAGCCGGACCGTCCGCGCGCTGATCGAGGCCAACAACGCGCGCGACGCCGACCGCTTTCTGAGTCTGTTCGATCCGCAAGCGCGCAACTTCCGCCACTCCGCCGATCCGCGCCAACTGGCCGAACAGCCGTCCAAGACCCTGGTCGACGCGGCCAGCCGCGAGCGCTACTTCCGCAAGTACTTCGCCGGCACGCCGGTGCAGGTGCGGGCGGTGGCGCTGTTCTCGGTCGGCGACCTGGTGGTGGAGCAGTCGCATGTGAGCGGCTTCGCCGACGCGCCCGGCAAGCGCGTCAATGAGGTATCGATCTACCGCATCCGCGACGGGCGCATCGTCGGCGATTGGCTGCTGGCCGAGGAAACGCTGCCGGCCGCGGTGCAGGGGGCGCAGCCGTGA
- a CDS encoding copper chaperone PCu(A)C, whose translation MHSPRSRRAFTVLALAAALCAASVSAQARGCSARVVEGWVRLPPMAMPMMAGFGRIENPCATPLTIVGVSSPAFGDSSLHETRLVDGVSRMRAMPELRIAPDGNAVLKPGGLHLMLMQPHAPLKPGSKVVVEFKLKDGGVLRGELEARKPAP comes from the coding sequence ATGCACAGCCCCCGTAGCCGACGCGCGTTCACTGTTCTGGCCCTGGCCGCCGCGCTGTGCGCGGCATCGGTTTCGGCGCAGGCGCGCGGCTGCAGCGCGCGCGTGGTCGAGGGCTGGGTGCGGCTGCCGCCGATGGCCATGCCGATGATGGCCGGCTTCGGCCGCATCGAGAATCCCTGCGCCACGCCGCTGACCATCGTCGGCGTCAGCAGCCCGGCCTTCGGCGACAGCTCGCTGCACGAGACCCGCCTGGTCGACGGCGTCAGCCGCATGCGCGCCATGCCCGAGCTGCGCATCGCGCCCGACGGCAACGCCGTGCTCAAGCCCGGCGGTCTGCACCTGATGCTGATGCAGCCGCATGCGCCGCTGAAGCCGGGCAGCAAGGTGGTGGTGGAATTCAAGCTCAAGGACGGCGGCGTGCTGCGCGGCGAGCTGGAAGCGCGCAAGCCCGCGCCGTAA
- a CDS encoding sulfurtransferase, producing the protein MSDWTTLVAAEDLAAQLGRDDLVVIDARAALADPGSGEAAYQTAHIPGARYAHLDRDLSDHRKRNAGRHPWPDAADFTAALRRWGVSPGDQVVAYDHGDGALAAARLWFLLRALGHRRVAVLDGGWQRWTALGLPTDAVVPTPQPSQYQAEFDRHRLFDADAVRAHVDAGGLLIDARAAERYRGQTEPLDRVAGHVPGARNHPYAQNLRDGRFKPADELAQDFAQTLGAQPAHNTVVMCGSGVTACHHLLAMEHAGLQGAGLFTGSWSGWIDDPSRPVATGEE; encoded by the coding sequence ATGAGCGACTGGACCACGCTGGTAGCGGCCGAGGACCTGGCCGCGCAACTCGGCCGCGACGACCTGGTGGTGATCGACGCGCGCGCCGCGCTCGCCGACCCGGGCAGCGGCGAGGCCGCCTACCAGACAGCGCACATTCCCGGCGCGCGCTACGCCCATCTGGACCGCGACCTGTCCGACCACCGCAAACGCAACGCCGGCCGCCATCCCTGGCCGGACGCCGCCGACTTCACCGCCGCGCTGCGGCGCTGGGGCGTGTCGCCCGGCGACCAGGTCGTGGCCTACGACCACGGCGACGGCGCGCTGGCCGCGGCGCGGCTGTGGTTCCTGCTGCGCGCGCTGGGCCACCGCCGGGTGGCGGTGCTGGACGGCGGCTGGCAGCGCTGGACCGCGCTGGGCCTGCCCACCGACGCCGTGGTGCCCACGCCGCAGCCTTCGCAGTACCAAGCCGAGTTCGACCGCCACCGCTTGTTCGACGCCGATGCCGTGCGCGCGCATGTCGATGCCGGCGGCCTGCTGATCGACGCGCGTGCGGCCGAGCGCTACCGCGGCCAGACCGAACCGCTGGACCGCGTGGCCGGCCATGTGCCCGGCGCGCGCAACCACCCCTATGCGCAGAACCTGCGCGACGGCCGCTTCAAGCCCGCCGACGAACTCGCCCAGGATTTCGCCCAGACCCTGGGCGCGCAGCCCGCGCACAACACCGTGGTGATGTGCGGCTCCGGCGTGACCGCCTGTCATCACCTGTTGGCGATGGAGCACGCGGGGCTGCAGGGCGCGGGGCTGTTCACCGGCTCGTGGAGCGGATGGATCGACGATCCCTCGCGGCCGGTGGCGACGGGCGAGGAGTGA